The following DNA comes from Acidobacteriota bacterium.
TGGCGCCGCCGATGGTGATCACGAGCACCCAGATCGAGCGGACCATCGACGTCCTGACCGACGCGATCCGCGCCGTGCTGGACTGAACTCCCGCATGGCCACCTGCGCGACAGTGACGCCGGCAGCCACCGTACTGCACGGCGACGCGTACGACCTGCTTCCGTCCCTCGCTCCTCAGAGCATCGATCTGCTCATCACGAGCCCGCCGTACTGGGGCCACCGCACGTACGAGCAAGATCACAACTGGAACATATTCCAGGATTGGCTGGCGACCGGTGCGGACAAGACCGACGTTCCCGGATACGAATGGTACCGCCGCAACGGCGGCGCGCTCGGACTGGAGCCGCTGCCCGACTGGTACGTGGCCCATCTGGTCGAGATGTTCGAGCGGTTCCGCCTGTCGCTCAAGCCCTCCGGCAGCCTCTGGATCAACGTCGGCGACACCTATTTCGCGCGCTGGTCGAGCATCCGGCAGAGTGGACGTCAGGGACTGGGCGACCAGTCCAGGCAGCGTCGGCGAACTCCGATGGGCGGCTACCGTCAGGAGAAGCAACTGCTTCTCGTTCCCGCCCGGTTCGCGATCGCGATGCAGGAACGACGCTGGATCCTTCGCAACGACCTGATCTGGCACAAGCCGAACGTCCCCCCCCGCCCCGAAACGGACCGTCTACGCCTGAGCCACGAACATCTCTTCCATTTCGTCATGCGGCCGACGAACGGCCGAGCCCGGTACTACTACGACATGTCGGAAACCGAGGCGGGGTC
Coding sequences within:
- a CDS encoding site-specific DNA-methyltransferase, with translation MATCATVTPAATVLHGDAYDLLPSLAPQSIDLLITSPPYWGHRTYEQDHNWNIFQDWLATGADKTDVPGYEWYRRNGGALGLEPLPDWYVAHLVEMFERFRLSLKPSGSLWINVGDTYFARWSSIRQSGRQGLGDQSRQRRRTPMGGYRQEKQLLLVPARFAIAMQERRWILRNDLIWHKPNVPPRPETDRLRLSHEHLFHFVMRPTNGRARYYYDMSETEAGSNDVITQYVRPGENGHTATFPESLIRPRIRSSCPPGGTVLDPFCGTGRALAAAVASGRRAIGIDRSATYVQAASDLTKRCQLRLLDSAR